In one Brienomyrus brachyistius isolate T26 chromosome 7, BBRACH_0.4, whole genome shotgun sequence genomic region, the following are encoded:
- the LOC125746080 gene encoding nucleus accumbens-associated protein 2, translating to MSQLLHVEIPNFGSTVLGCLNEQRLQGQHCDVSIVVKGHAFKAHRAVLAASSLYFRDLFSGSSKAQFELPSSVAPACFQQLLSFCYTGKLTMAASEQLVIMYTAGYLQIQHIVEKGMDLVFKANSPHCDSQTAAAEDPGSEPQSPSNNATPTGALGPPPAWSPATTGARRIKLEGSETTLSQQGLGGGKGVRLTRGPSIFYSSAGVAGGGATAAIFSGAQPYPLTAGERCSPGASSLPATDSPTSYQNEDEEFEEEPYDGMTEEGYGQIYSRTANHYGIQEKPDVAGMAVSLEGRSCVLIRRDQVALPASLVSQIGYRCHPKLYTEGDPGEKLELVAGTGVFMTRGQLMNCHLCAGIKHKVLLRRLLATFFDRNTLANSCGTGIRSSTSDPSRKPLDSRVLNAVKLYCQNFAPNFKESEMNVIAADMCTNARRVRKRWLPKIKSMLPDGMEVYRVGAAAVGLGLALGSAQVGLPLPYESDFKPLSGLAFERELYADRKEALRTHLQLGAGSPGTEAAATPGAEPELGGPQVGEEEPEEAVEEEEEEEEPLLENSETTAAAPFGPRNELAGGGKSPTPKGQQVEEFEEGVLRINGQ from the exons ATGTCCCAGCTGCTGCATGTGGAGATCCCCAACTTCGGCAGCACGGTGCTGGGCTGCTTAAATGAGCAGCGGCTGCAGGGCCAGCACTGCGACGTGTCCATCGTGGTGAAGGGGCACGCCTTCAAGGCGCACCGCGCCGTTCTGGCCGCCAGCAGCCTCTACTTCCGCGACCTCTTCAGCGGCAGCTCCAAGGCGCAGTTCGAGCTGCCGTCGTCGGTGGCGCCCGCCTGCTTCCAGCAGCTGCTGTCCTTCTGCTACACGGGCAAGCTGACCATGGCGGCCAGCGAGCAGCTCGTGATCATGTACACGGCAGGCtacctccagatccagcacatCGTGGAGAAGGGTATGGACCTGGTGTTCAAGGCTAACTCCCCGCACTGTGACTCGCAGACAGCAGCCGCCGAGGACCCGGGTTCCGAGCCGCAGAGTCCCAGCAACAATGCCACGCCCACTGGCGCGCTGGGGCCCCCGCCCGCATGGTCGCCCGCCACCACGGGTGCACGCCGCATCAAGCTGGAAGGGAGTGAAACCACACTTAGCCAGCAGGGGCTGGGTGGCGGCAAAGGGGTACGGCTCACGCGGGGTCCTTCCATCTTCTACAGTTCTGCGGGAGTtgcagggggcggggccaccGCCGCCATCTTTTCAGGGGCGCAGCCCTACCCCCTGACCGCAGGCGAGCGCTGCAGTCCAGGGGCCTCCAGCCTGCCCGCCACTGACAGCCCCACCTCCTACCAGAACGAGGACGAGGAGTTCGAGGAAGAGCCATACGATGGCATGACAGAGGAGGGTTACGGGCAGATCTACAGCCGAACAGCCAACCATTACGGCA tccaggaGAAGCCGGATGTGGCCGGCATGGCAGTGTCCCTGGAGGGCCGCTCCTGCGTGCTGATTCGCCGGGACCAGGTGGCACTCCCCGCGAGCCTCGTCAGCCAGATCGGATACCGCTGCCACCCCAAGCTCTACACTGAGGGCGACCCGGGAGAGAAGCTGGAGCTGGTGGCag GTACAGGAGTCTTCATGACCCGAGGGCAGCTGATGAACTGCCACCTGTGTGCCGGCATCAAGCACAAGGTGCTGCTTCGCCGCCTGCTGGCTACCTTCTTTGACAG GAACACACTGGCTAATAGCTGTGGGACAGGTATCCGCTCGTCCACCAGTGACCCCAGCAGGAAGCCTCTGGACAGCCGTGTGCTTAATGCTGTCAAAC TGTACTGTCAGAACTTCGCCCCCAACTTTAAAGAGAGTGAGATGAATGTGATTGCGGCGGACATGTGCACCAACGCGCGGCGCGTCAGAAAGCGCTGGCTTCCCAAGATCAAGTCCATGCTGCCCGACGGGATGGAGGTGTATCGGGTGGGGGCCGCTGCTGTGGGCCTAGGGCTGGCGCTGGGCAGTGCTCAGGTGGGCCTGCCTCTGCCCTACGAGTCCGACTTCAAGCCACTATCAGGCCTGGCCTTCGAGCGTGAGCTCTACGCCGACCGCAAGGAAGCGCTCAGAACTCACCTGCAGCTGGGGGCAGGCAGCCCTGGCACCGAGGCTGCCGCCACCCCGGGGGCGGAGCCTGAACTGGGCGGGCCCCAGGTCGGGGAGGAGGAGCCGGAGGAGGCggtggaggaggaagaagaggaggaggaaccccTTTTGGAGAATTCAGAGACGACGGCGGCAGCACCTTTTGGTCCCAGGAATGAGTTGGCGGGAGGTGGCAAGTCTCCCACACCCAAGGGACAGCAAGTAGAGGAGTTTGAGGAGGGGGTGCTGCGAATAAATGGCCAGTGA